Proteins from a single region of Microbacterium sp. zg-Y818:
- a CDS encoding PTS mannitol transporter subunit IICB, with the protein MTTASAPATQGGSKARVGVQRFGTFLSGMIMPNIPALIAWGIFTAFFIDVGWTPNADLATIVGPFIHYLLPIIIAYTAGHMVYGVRGAVVGSIAVMGAIAGSDALIAQFNATLPEGAAPLGQIHMFIGAMIMGPLAAYTMKWLDKLWDGKIKAGFEMLVNMFSAGIWGFVMAIVGFYPVAWLVNGLMDVLGNAVDWLVEANLLPLTSILIEPAKVFFLNNAINHGVLTPLGIAQADETGKSILFLLEANPGPGLGLLLAFTFFGIGAARASAPGAAVIQFFGGIHEVYFPFALMKPVLIVALIAGGMTGVTTNMLFGAGLRAPAAPGSIFAVLAQTANDSYVGVILSVILSAAVTFIVASIILRATRKRDLLAEGDKFASAVSQTAANKGKSSASLDALRAADRTDREGVREGEQAVDRLETEAETGGRLSGGTVAVKPVRNIVFACDAGMGSSAMGASVLRNKIKKAGIDDVTVVNKAIANLDPSADLVITQNQLTDRARRQTPDAIHVSVDNFMNSPKYDEVVELVREQHDGA; encoded by the coding sequence ATGACGACTGCGTCAGCCCCCGCCACACAGGGGGGCAGCAAGGCGCGGGTCGGAGTCCAGCGCTTCGGCACGTTCCTGTCCGGCATGATCATGCCGAACATCCCCGCGCTCATCGCGTGGGGCATCTTCACGGCGTTCTTCATCGACGTGGGCTGGACGCCCAACGCCGACCTCGCGACCATCGTGGGCCCGTTCATCCACTACCTGCTGCCGATCATCATCGCCTACACCGCCGGCCACATGGTCTACGGCGTGCGCGGCGCCGTCGTCGGCTCGATCGCCGTCATGGGTGCGATCGCCGGGTCCGACGCGCTGATCGCGCAGTTCAACGCGACCCTGCCCGAGGGCGCGGCGCCGCTCGGCCAGATCCACATGTTCATCGGCGCGATGATCATGGGTCCGCTGGCTGCCTACACGATGAAGTGGCTCGACAAGCTCTGGGACGGCAAGATCAAGGCCGGCTTCGAGATGCTCGTCAACATGTTCTCGGCGGGCATCTGGGGCTTCGTCATGGCCATCGTCGGGTTCTACCCCGTCGCCTGGCTCGTCAACGGCCTCATGGACGTCCTCGGCAACGCGGTGGACTGGCTCGTCGAGGCGAACCTGCTGCCGCTGACGAGCATCCTCATCGAGCCGGCGAAGGTGTTCTTCCTCAACAACGCCATCAACCACGGCGTGCTCACCCCGCTCGGCATCGCGCAGGCCGACGAGACCGGCAAGTCGATCCTGTTCCTGCTCGAGGCCAACCCCGGCCCGGGTCTCGGCCTGCTGCTCGCGTTCACCTTCTTCGGGATCGGCGCCGCGCGCGCGTCGGCCCCGGGAGCGGCCGTCATCCAGTTCTTCGGCGGCATCCACGAGGTGTACTTCCCGTTCGCCCTGATGAAGCCGGTGCTGATCGTCGCGCTCATCGCAGGCGGCATGACCGGTGTCACCACCAACATGCTGTTCGGCGCGGGGCTGCGCGCTCCGGCCGCGCCGGGGTCGATCTTCGCGGTGCTGGCACAGACCGCGAACGACAGCTACGTGGGGGTCATCCTCTCGGTGATCCTCTCCGCGGCGGTCACGTTCATCGTGGCATCCATCATCCTGCGGGCTACGCGCAAGCGCGACCTGCTGGCCGAGGGCGACAAGTTCGCCTCCGCGGTCTCGCAGACCGCGGCGAACAAGGGCAAGTCGTCGGCCTCGCTCGACGCGCTGCGCGCCGCCGACCGCACGGACCGCGAGGGCGTGCGCGAGGGCGAGCAGGCGGTGGACCGCCTCGAGACCGAGGCCGAGACCGGTGGGCGCCTCAGCGGCGGCACCGTCGCGGTGAAGCCGGTGCGCAACATCGTGTTCGCGTGCGACGCGGGCATGGGCTCGTCGGCGATGGGCGCCAGCGTCCTGCGCAACAAGATCAAGAAGGCGGGCATCGACGATGTCACGGTCGTCAACAAGGCGATCGCGAATCTCGACCCCTCCGCCGACCTGGTCATCACGCAGAACCAGCTCACCGACCGGGCGCGCCGGCAGACGCCGGACGCGATCCACGTGTCGGTGGACAACTTCATGAACTCGCCGAAGTACGACGAGGTCGTGGAGCTGGTGCGCGAGCAGCACGACGGAGCCTGA
- the ptsP gene encoding phosphoenolpyruvate--protein phosphotransferase: MSELRGVGIGLGVAQGPVARMAEPLPAPADTASTRDAEEERARARESVSAVARELEQRGAQAGGAARDVLEAQSMMAEDPALLQEVDARIAQGKTAEYAVFDAFASFREQLTAMGGYLGERAADLDDVAQRVIAHLQGVPAPGVPDPGHPFVLVARDLAPADTALLDLDKVLALVTSDGGPTSHTAILAREKAIVAVVGAAGATELADGETVIVDAAAGVVVTDPSAEDLARAQNRADARASAASAPITPGALADGTLVPLLANLGKPEGAEEAVALGAEGVGLFRTEFLFLSSHSAPTVEQQRETYTRLLEAFPGKKVVVRVLDAGADKPLAFLNDAHEDNPALGLRGLRALRASEDILREQLTALAQADAATDADVWVMAPMVSTVEETRYFTELARDYGLKMAGVMVEVPSIALMADKALAVADFASIGTNDLTQYTLAADRLLGSVAAFQDPWHPAVLRLIREVGEAGRANGKPVGICGEAAADPLLAVVLVGLGASTLSMAPTALADVRASLLTQTLDDAQRIAEAALTADDAAGARLAAQQAATRQKETQQ, from the coding sequence ATGAGCGAGTTGCGCGGAGTGGGCATCGGACTGGGCGTGGCCCAGGGTCCCGTTGCCCGCATGGCCGAGCCGCTCCCTGCGCCCGCCGACACGGCGAGCACACGGGATGCCGAGGAGGAGCGCGCCCGCGCCCGCGAGTCGGTCAGTGCCGTGGCCCGCGAACTCGAGCAGCGCGGTGCGCAGGCGGGAGGCGCCGCCCGCGACGTGCTGGAGGCGCAGTCGATGATGGCCGAGGACCCCGCGCTGCTGCAGGAGGTCGACGCGCGCATCGCGCAGGGCAAGACCGCCGAGTACGCCGTCTTCGACGCCTTCGCGTCGTTCCGCGAGCAGCTGACCGCCATGGGCGGCTACCTCGGCGAGCGCGCCGCAGACCTCGACGACGTCGCCCAGCGGGTCATCGCCCACCTGCAGGGGGTGCCCGCGCCGGGCGTGCCCGACCCCGGCCACCCGTTCGTGCTCGTGGCGCGCGACCTCGCTCCGGCCGACACGGCTCTGCTGGACCTCGACAAGGTGCTGGCACTGGTCACCAGCGACGGCGGCCCCACGTCGCACACGGCGATCCTCGCCCGCGAGAAGGCGATCGTCGCGGTCGTCGGCGCGGCCGGCGCGACCGAGCTGGCCGACGGCGAGACGGTGATCGTCGACGCCGCTGCTGGCGTCGTCGTCACCGACCCGTCTGCGGAGGACCTGGCGCGGGCCCAGAACCGGGCCGACGCCCGCGCGTCGGCGGCATCCGCCCCCATCACCCCCGGGGCTCTCGCCGACGGCACCCTGGTGCCGCTCCTGGCGAACCTCGGCAAGCCGGAGGGCGCCGAAGAGGCCGTCGCGCTCGGGGCCGAGGGCGTGGGGCTGTTCCGCACCGAGTTCCTCTTCCTCAGTTCCCACTCCGCTCCCACCGTGGAACAGCAGCGGGAGACCTACACCCGGCTGCTCGAGGCGTTCCCCGGCAAGAAGGTCGTCGTGCGCGTGCTCGACGCCGGCGCCGACAAGCCGCTGGCCTTCCTCAACGACGCCCACGAGGACAACCCCGCCCTGGGGCTGCGCGGCCTGCGCGCACTCCGGGCGAGCGAAGACATCCTGCGCGAGCAGCTCACGGCCTTGGCGCAGGCGGATGCCGCGACGGACGCCGACGTGTGGGTGATGGCGCCGATGGTGTCCACCGTGGAGGAGACGCGGTACTTCACCGAGCTCGCCCGCGACTACGGCCTGAAGATGGCCGGCGTCATGGTGGAGGTCCCCTCGATCGCGCTCATGGCAGACAAGGCCCTGGCCGTGGCCGATTTCGCCTCGATCGGCACCAACGACCTCACCCAGTACACCCTCGCCGCTGACCGCCTGCTCGGTTCGGTGGCCGCCTTCCAGGACCCCTGGCACCCGGCTGTGCTGCGCCTCATCCGGGAGGTCGGCGAAGCCGGCCGTGCCAACGGCAAGCCCGTGGGCATCTGCGGCGAGGCCGCCGCCGACCCGCTGCTGGCGGTCGTGCTCGTCGGACTCGGGGCCTCGACGCTGTCGATGGCGCCGACCGCCCTCGCCGACGTGCGCGCCAGCCTGCTCACCCAGACGCTCGACGACGCCCAGCGCATCGCCGAAGCCGCCCTCACCGCCGATGACGCGGCGGGGGCACGCCTCGCGGCCCAGCAAGCCGCTACCCGACAGAAGGAGACACAGCAATGA
- a CDS encoding HPr family phosphocarrier protein — protein sequence MSAITRTVRVGSTNGLHARPAKLFAQAAKDSGIPVTIAKDAGAPTNAASILGVIALGVERGDYVTLTADGDGAENVLDTLAELLATDHDA from the coding sequence GTGAGCGCGATCACCCGCACCGTCCGCGTCGGCTCCACCAACGGTCTGCACGCTCGCCCCGCGAAGCTCTTCGCCCAGGCGGCCAAGGACTCCGGCATCCCCGTCACCATCGCCAAGGATGCCGGTGCGCCCACCAACGCGGCCAGCATCCTCGGCGTCATCGCGCTCGGCGTGGAGCGCGGCGACTACGTGACCCTGACCGCCGACGGTGACGGCGCCGAGAACGTCCTCGACACCCTGGCCGAGCTGCTGGCCACCGACCACGACGCCTGA
- a CDS encoding PTS sugar transporter — MRILVVCAAGASSTFVAQRVRHAAHDRGLPYAAFAGTEQSLPIDLDGADVVLVGPHLTYALEDIRREAAPRGTAVVLLPDDIFSDRDGSRTLAFVQSALEGREVL, encoded by the coding sequence ATGAGAATCCTTGTGGTGTGCGCCGCGGGCGCGTCCAGCACGTTCGTTGCCCAGCGTGTGCGCCATGCGGCACACGATCGCGGCCTGCCGTACGCGGCCTTCGCCGGCACCGAACAGTCGCTGCCGATCGATCTGGACGGCGCCGACGTCGTGCTGGTGGGTCCGCACCTGACGTACGCGCTCGAGGACATCCGCCGAGAGGCCGCTCCCCGCGGCACCGCGGTGGTGCTGCTACCCGACGACATCTTCAGCGACCGCGACGGCTCCCGCACCCTCGCCTTCGTGCAGAGCGCCCTGGAAGGAAGGGAAGTCCTGTGA